Genomic window (bacterium):
TCGTCCGGCGGGGGTATGGTCAAAGTGAGCGTCAATGGCAATATGAAGATTCAATCGATAAAAATTGACAAAGAAGCAGTTAATCCGGCTGAAGTCGACATACTGGAAGACATGATTTTGTCGGCGATCCATAATGCAGTTCAAAAGGCGGAGGAGATTTCGAATGCAGAAATGAGCAGGGTCACGGGCGGCTTATTGCCCAATATGAAATTACCGAACAAATAATACTTAGAAACTGTTATGCAATATACATCGGAGTCATTAGAGCGGCTCATAAACGAATTTTCAAAACTTCCAAGCATTGGCCGCAAGACGGCTCAGCGGCTGGCGTTTCATTTGCTGAAGCAACCCAAAGAAGATGTGCTAGTTCTGTCGAAGGC
Coding sequences:
- a CDS encoding YbaB/EbfC family nucleoid-associated protein codes for the protein MKGFDMKSLMREAEKMQKEIEKQRTELEQVLVEGSSGGGMVKVSVNGNMKIQSIKIDKEAVNPAEVDILEDMILSAIHNAVQKAEEISNAEMSRVTGGLLPNMKLPNK
- a CDS encoding recombination protein RecR, with amino-acid sequence MQYTSESLERLINEFSKLPSIGRKTAQRLAFHLLKQPKEDVLVLSKALIDIKEKIGRCSVCFNVTEQDPCVLCTNPKRDRHT